Below is a genomic region from Streptomyces ferrugineus.
GGCGGCCTCGTTGACGAACCGGGCGCCGGCCGCGTTGATCAGCAGACCGCCGGGGAGGGTGCGTTCGGCGAGGCAGAAGTACGGCCGGTCGGGGAGCGGGATCGCCGGGCCCCACCAGGCGTCGTCCATGAGGCCGAGCGCGGCGCCGAGACGCTGTCCGGCCCGGATGCCGTCGCCGGTGTTCTCCTTCGCGCCGACGGTCCAGTCCGTGCCGATGGGCCGGCGCTGGTAGCGCTCGCGCATCGCCGCGTTGTGCTCGAAGCCGCCCGAGCCGACGATCACGCCCCGGCGGGCGCGGACCAGGCCGGGGGTGCCGTCCCGGGTGACGACGGCGCCGCTCACGGTGCCGCCCTCGACGTAGAGGTCGGTGAGCGGCGCGCCGAGCCACACGGGAACCCCCGCCGACCGCAGCCCCAGGCGCAGTCCGGCCGCCAGCGACTGCCCCATGGTCAGCGGCTTCTCCCCGCGCAGGGCCGCCGCCGTGCCCCGCGCCAGGCACTGGGCGGCCACCGCGGCCCCCTTGAGGTTCACCGCGGCCAGGGCCAGCCACTTGTAGTCGGCGCTGAAGACGACCAGTCCGGCCGGCACCTCCAGGTACGGCGGGTTCAGCCGGGCCAGTTCGGCGCCCAGGAGGTTGCCGTCGAGCTGGTCGGGCTCGATGGAGCGGCCGTTCGGCAGGCCGCCGGGCAGCTCGGGGTAGTAGTCGCTGTAGCCCTCCATCCAGCGGAACCGCAGCGGGCTGTTGGCCATGACGAAGGAGAGCATCGCCGGGCCGTGGGCGAGAAAGGCCCGCTGCCGGTCCGCGGGAACGTCCGGGCCGACGACGGCGGCGAGGTAGGCGGCGGCCTTCGCGGGCGTGTCCGGCACGCCCGCCGCGAGGATCACGGAGTTGTTGGGGATCCAGATCCCGGCACCGGACCGGGCGGCCGACCCGCCGAAGGTGGGCGCCTTCTCCAGCACCACACAGCTCAGGCCCTGCTTGGCGGCGGTGAGGGCGGCGGTCATGCCGGCGGCCCCGGAGCCGACGACCACGACGTCGTACGTACCGAGCAGGGGCAGATCGGCCGCATGGGCGGCGGTGAACCCGAGGGAGGCCGTGACCGTGCCCGCGGCACCGGCGGCGAGGAGGTGTCTTCGGGAAGGGTGCGCGCTGGTGGTCATGGGACAGCTCCCGCCTGGACGACTCCGCATATCTGAGGATGTGTCAGAAGTGCGAATGTGACGCGGATGCCTTGTGAAGTCAAGTGCGGGGAGAGGGAGTTGAGCGCCGCTTCCCACCCTTTTGGGTCGGCACCCGCCCCCTCCCCGCCATGGTCCGGACTCCGGCGAGGGCGAGGAGCGGGTTGCCGCCCGGGCCCGTCCAGGATCGTCGTACATCGGGCAAAGCCCAGTCAATCCTTGGGATTTGTGGCGACCTCCAAGAGTTAGCTTGGGTGTCATGACTCTCGACGACCTGCGGGTGTTCGTGGCCGTGTGCCGGGCCGGAAGTCTCAGCTCGGTGGCGCGGGAGCTGGGGTGTACGCAGTCGGCCGTGAGCCAGCATGTGAAGCGGCTGGAGCGGGAGACCGGGGTCGCGCTGCTGGAACGGCAGCCTCGCGGGGTGGTGCCGACACAGGCGGGGCGGGTGCTGGAGGCGGCGGCCGCCGAGGGGATGTCCGGGCTGGATCTGGCGCTGCGGCAGCTGCGGGATCTCGTCGACGGCGACAGCGGGTACGTGCGGGTGGCGACGGGCGCGACGACCGTACGGCACTTCATGTCGGAGGCGGTCGTCGCGTACCGGCGGCGCCACCCCCGGGTCAACCTGGAGTTCCGTACGGTGAGTTCGGGCCGCGGCAGCTTCGACGCGCTGGCCGACGGCACGCTCGACCTGGCCTGGATCACCCTCGGCCCACCGGTGCGCGGCATCGAGCAGCGGCCGGTGGTGGGGCTGCCGTGGGTGCTGGCGGTGCGGTGCGACGATCCGCTGGCCGGGCGGCCGTACGTCGATGCCGGTGCCGACATGGGTGACGTACGGCTGATCCGGCTGCCGCCGAACTCCGCCTCGGCGGCCCATCTGGACGCCGCCTGCGCCGAGTTGGGCGTCCGGTTCGCGCACGACACCAGCGTCGCCGACTGGGACACGGCGCTGCTGCTGGCCGAGCTGGGGGTCGGCCGGGCCGTGGTGCCCGCGCTGCCCGGACTGTCCGTCCCGGGCGACGGCGACCTGCGTCTGATCCCCGTCCCCGCGCTGCGGCCGCTGCCGGTCGGCTGGGCCGTGCGCCGCTGGGAGGCGCTCGGCCCGCCCGCCCGGGCGTTCGCGGACCTGGTGGAGAGCTACCGCCGGGCCCCCGGAACCGGCCGCTGACCGTCCGGGCGGCTACTTCAGGCCGATCTCCGCGCAGTCCGCCGCGTACTCGGAGGTGCAGATCTGGTCGACGGTGTAGACGCCGTCCTGGATCACCGTGTCCTTGATGTTCTTCTTCGTCAGGGCGACCACCGACACCAGCTGGGCCGGGATGTCGTCCTGGGTCGGGCTGTCGACCGAGTCCTGGGTGAGCGCGTCGAACTCGATGTTGCGGCCCTGGACCTTGTACACGGCCATCTTCGCGGCGTTGGTCGCCTCCAGCAGGAAGGACTTGTACACGGTCATGAACTGCTCGCCCGAGACGATCCGCTGCACCGCCTCCAGGTTCGCGTCCTGCCCGGTCACCGGCGGGATCCTGCCCGCACCGGCCTCCTTGAGCGCGTCGATGACGGCGCCCGCCATGCCGTCGTTGGCGGAGTAGACGGCGGCGACGTCGCCGACCCCGACGGAGGCGATCGCCTTCTCCATGTTGGCCTTGGCCACCGCCGGCGACCACTTCTCGGTGTCGTACCTCTTGACGATGTTCACCTCGCCCTCGAGCTCCTCGAGGGCGCCCTTCTTGAACCGCGCCGTGTTCGGGTCGGCGGGGTCGCCGTTCATCATGACGACCTTGCCGGTCGCGGCCTTCGAGCCGAGTTCCTCGACGATGGCGCGGCCCTGGACCTCGCCGACGAGCTCGTTGTCGTGGGAGACGTACGCGTCGATGGGCCCCTCGGCGAGGCGGTCGTAGGCGATGACCGGGATGCCCGCGTCCTTGGCCTTCCGCACGTCCGGCGCGATGGCCTTGGAGTCCAGCGCGTCCACCAGGATGACGTCCACCTCGTCGTCGATCATCTGCTGGAACTGCCGGCTCTGCTTCTTGGGGCTCGCCTCGGCGTTGGCGTAGACGACCTTGCCCTTGTTCTTGGTGAGGGTGCCGACCTCCTTCTTGATGAGCGGGTAGTCGAACTTCTCGAAGCGGGCGGTGTCCTTGTCGGGCAGCAGCAGGCCCACCGTGATGTCGTCCCCCTTCTCCGGCGACGCCGAGCTCTCACCGCCTCCGATGCCGTCGATGACGCCGCACGCGGTGAGCGACATCGCGGAGGCGGAGGCGGCGAGGGCTATGCCGAGACGGCGCATACCGGAGACGTGGGGGGTACGAGCGTTCACTACTGGGCCTTCCGAGCGGAGGAGCGGTGTTGCTACCCGGGCTGGCGGTAGCCAACGCGGGGACGTCATGTCACGTCAAGAGGTTGTCGTAACGACATGGCAACCGTTTCCCCCTGGAAGGCGACGACCGGGCGATCCCGCCGATCGAGGGTCAGATCAGCTCCTCCTTGAACCCCTGCCGCCACGAGGGGTACCGCAGCTCCCAGCCGAGCTCCCGCTTGGTCCTGGCGTTGGAGAAGCCGTGGCCCTCCGTCATCAGGGACACCGCGAACTCCCCGGCCAGCAGCTTGGCCAGCCACCGGGGAACCCGCATCGGCCGCTTCGCCCCGGCACACGCGGCCAGATACGGCAGCCAGTCGCGGACCTGGGCCGGCTCGTCGTCGACGATGTTGAACACGCCCCGCGCCTGCTTCTCCACGGCCAGGACGGTGGCGCTCGCCGCGTCGTCGAGGTGGATCCACGAGTTCCAGCCGGTGCCCTCCCCGACGAGCGGGAACTTCCGCTTGCGCACCATGTCGACCACGTCGTCGCTGGCGCCGGGGCCGTAGAACCCGCCGTATCGCAGGACCGTGCCGCCTGCCTTGGGCACCACGTCCTGGATGTGCAGGACGCCCGCCGAGAGCCTGCGCACCACCGGCACCGGGCCCGGGTCGATCGGGTCCTCCTCGGTCAGCAGCCCCGCGCCGGGCCCGTAGCTCTGCGCGAAGCTCTGCACCACGACGTGGGGTACGCCGGTCGCCTCGGCGGCGGCCAGCAAGTGGTCCGTGCCCTCGATACGCAGCCGGTTGGTGGGGGCGAAGAACCGGTCGGGGTGCCGCATGTTGGGCTTGCCGCTGCCGAGCCCGGTCATCTCGTGCACGATCGCGTCCGGCCGGGCCTGGGCCACCGCCTCGCCGACCGACATCGCGTCCAGCCCGTCCATCACGACACCCTCGGCGCCCAGCCGCTCCAGCAGCCCCAGCTTGGCCGCGCTCGTCGTCGTAGCCGTCACCTGATGCCCCCGCGCCACGAGCTGCGGCACCAGCCGCCGCCCCAGGGCCCCGGCCCCACCTGCCACGAACACCCGCATGACCATCACCTTCCGGTTTCGGACCGTGTCCTGTCGAAACCTTGGACGAGATGGCCCGGCCGTCTGTGACATGGGAGGCGTGGCATCCGGGTGGAGATCGCCGCCGAAGCGACCCGAGCCGCGACGAGGAGCGCCGCGAGTGTGCGGAAGGGACCCGCGCCCGCCGCGTCACCGCTCGTACAGCCCCTCCACCTCCGTCGCGAAGTCCCGCATGATCGCCTCCCTGCGCAGCTTCATCGACGGGGTCAGATGGCCGTCCATCTCGGTGAAGTCCGCCGGCAGGATCGCGAAGCGGCGGATCGACTCCGGTCTGGACACCAGCTTGTTCGCCTCGTCCACCGCGCGTTGCAGGATCGCCCTGAGCTCGTCGTCGGTGACGAGGAGTTCGGCGGGCACGGAGTGCTTGCCGTTCATCCGGCGCCAGTGGGTGACGCCGTCCATGTCCAGGGTGATCAACGCGGACACATACGGCCTCCGGTCGCCCAGGACGATGCACTGGGAGATCAGGGGGTGCGAGCGCAGCCAGTTCTCCAGGGGCGCCGGGGCCACGCTCTTGCCGCCCGCCGTGATCAGCAGTTCCTTCTTGCGGCCGGTGATCGTCAGATAGCCCTCGTCGTCCAGGGCACCGATGTCCCCCGTCGGCAGCCAGCCGTCCGCCGCCGCCGGGACGACGCCGCCCGCGGCCGGGTCCCAGTAGCCGCGCAGCACCTGGTCGCCGGCGATGAGGATCTCGCCGTCGGAGGCGATGCGGACCCGGGTGCCGGGCAGCGGCCAGCCGACCGTGCCGAGGCGGGGCTTGAGCGGCGGTGTCACCGTGGCCGCGCCCGTGGTCTCGGTCAGTCCGTAGCCCTCGTAGATCTCGATGCCCGCCCCGGTGTAGAAGGCGGCCAGGCGCCGGCCGAGGGGTGAGCCGCCGCAGATCGCGTACTTCACACGGCCGCCCATCGCGTTGCGGATACGGCGGTAGACCAGGGGGTCGTAGAAGGCGCGGGCCGTCTTCAGGGCCGTGCTCGGACCCGACCCCGTGCCGCCCGCCTTGGCCTCCAGTGCCTCGCCGTAGCGCTCGGCGACCGACGCCGCACGGTCGAAGGACGAGACGCGGCCGCCCGTCTCGGCCTTGGCGCGGGCACTGTTGAAGACCTTCTCCAGCATGTAGGGGATGGTCAGCAGACAGGTCGGGCGGAAGGCCGCGAGGTCCGGCAGCAGATCCTGAGCCTTCAGGCTCGGCGCATGGCCCAGGCGCACCCTGGCCCGCACGCAGGCCACCGCCACCATGCGGCCGAAGACGTGCGACATGGGCAGGAAGAGCAGCACCGACGCCTCTTCGCTGGTCCTCGCCTTGAAGATCGGGTAGAGCAGTTCGATGGCGTTGTCCACCTCGGCGAAGAAGTTGCCGTGGGTCAGCGCGCAGCCCTTGGGGCGGCCCGTCGTGCCCGAGGTGTAGATCAGCGTCGCCAGCGTGTCCGGCACCAGCATGCCGCGCCGTACGCCCACCTCCCCGTCCGGCTGCTGTGCGCCCAGTTCCCCGAGCCGCTCCACGTGGCCCTTGTCCATCACCCACATGTGGCGCAGGTCGGGCACCCGGTCCAGTTCGGGGCCGAGGGCGGCCGCCTGGGCGGCGGTCTCGGTGACCAGGGCCACCGCGCCGGAGTCCTGGAGGATCCAGCGGGTCTGGAAGACGGAGGAGGTGGGGTAGACGGGGACCGTCACCAGGCCGGCCGCCCAGGCGGCGAAGTCGAGGAGGGTCCACTCGTAGACGGTGCGCGCCATGACGGCGATCCGGTCGCCGGGCGTCAGCCCCTCCGCGATCAGCCCCTTCGCCACCGCCTGCACCTGCTCGGCGAACTGAGCCGCCGTCACGTCCGTCCATTGCCCGTCCTCGCCCCTGCGGCTGAGGACCACGGCGTCGGGGGCCGCCGCCGCGTTGTCGAAGGGCAGGTCCGCGAGCGACCCATGGGTCACCGGCGGCGCGAACGGCGGTACGTACGCCTCCCGTACGGCACCGTCGAGCCGCCGCGTCTCGGGCTGGACCAGGTTCGGTCCGGGGGCGTCGCCGTAGGCGGCCGAGGGGGCGAAGGACGGAAGCGGGGTGGACACGGGCGGCTCCTGCGGCGGGCGTGCAGCGGGAAAACTGCTTGCTGCATGACGTACGTGCCTCGCGCACCGTGGCGTTCACCTGCGGAGGCCTGCGGAAACGGGTTACCGCTGGTTAGGCAGGCGATCGTACGGTGCCCGCGTGTGGGGGTTGTGCGGGTTCGGGGGTGGTCCGGGGCCGGGTATGTGCAACGTCGGGGGTTATGTGAGGGGCACTCAGCTTCGCCTCACCTTCTTCTTACCTTCGTTCCAGAACCGCCGTGACACCCTGCCCGCCCGCCGCACACACGGAGATCAGTCCGCGTCCCGAACCGCCCTTCTCCGCCAGCGACTTGGCCAGCGTCGCCACGATCCGCGCACCGGTCGCCGCGAACGGGTGACCGGTCGCCAGCGAGGAGCCGGTGACGTTCAGCCGGGCGCGGTCCAGGGGGCCGAGTCCCCGCTTCTCCCACGCCGCCAGCGTGGCCAGCACCTGGGAGGCGAAGGCCTCGTGGATCTCGACGAAGTCGAAGTCGCCGAGGGCGAGTCCGGTGCGCGCCAGCATGCGCGGGACAGCGTACGCCGGTGCCATCAGCAGCCCGTCCTCGCCGTCCGCGACATCGCCGCGGACGAAGTCCACGGCCGCCGTCTCGTAGGCGGTGAGATACGCCAGCGGTTCCAGGCCCCGGCGCTCGGCCCACTCCTCGCTCGCCAGCAGCACGACCGCCGCGCCGTCCGTCAGCGGCGTCGAATTGCCCGCCGTCATGGTGGGGGCGGGCCGGTCGACGCCGAACACCGGCTTCAGCGCGGTGAGTTTCTCCGGCGTCGAGCCGGGGCGCAGGTTCTGGTCCCGCTCCAGGCCGCGGAAGGGCACCACCAGGTCCTGGAAGAACCCGCGCTCGTACGCCGCCGCCAGCCGCTGATGACTGGTGGCCGCCAGTTCGTCCTGCGCCTCGCGGGTGATGCCGAAGGCGCGGGCGGTCACGGCGGCGTGCTCGCCCATGGACAGCTTGGTGCGGGGCTCGGCGTTGCGCGGGATGTCGGGGACGAGGTGGGAGGGCCGGACGCGCGCCAGCGCCCTGATCCGCCCGCCCAGCGACTTGGCCCGCCGCGCCTCCAGCAGGATGCGGCGCAGTTCGTCGTTGACGCCGAGGGGCGCGTCGCTCGTCGTGTCCGCGCCGCCCGCGATCGCCGACTCGGTCTGGCCGAGCGCGATCTTGTTGGCGGCGGCGATCACGGCTTGGAGGCCGGTCCCGCAGGCCTGCTGGATGTCGTACGCGGGCGTGCGCGCGTCCAGCTTCGAGCCGAGGACGGTCTCGCGGGCGAGGTTGAAGTCGCGGCTGTGCTTGAGCACGGCCCCGGCGACGAACTCGCCGACCGCGCCCGGATCGCCCAGCCCGTAGCGCTCGACCAGCCCGTCGAGCACGGCCGTGAGCATGTCCTGGTTGGACGCGGTGGCGTACGGGCCGTCGGAGCGTGCGAACGGAACACGGGTGCCGCCGATGATCGCCACGCGCCGCACCGTCGGCGCCAACAGGGAGCTCATCTCCACTCACTCCTCACGTCCACATGGGCTTACCTCGGGTAACCTTACTCCGGAGTCAGCATCGGAGCGCACTGGGAGTGGGACATGGCCGACCGCTATCTGAGCTTCACCGGCACGGCCCCCGGCCGCTTCCTCACCCGCCGCCTCGGACTGCCGCAGCCGGCGGCCCTCAGACGCTGGTCGCCGGAGCACCCCGCGCTGAAGGGCGACCGGCTCCTCCTGACCGCCGGCAAGTCGGACCTCGACCTGTCCGGCGCGGGGCTGGAGCTGACGTCCTCCTCCGACAGGCCGGCCGCCGTCCTCCTGGACGCCACCGGGGTCCGGGACGTCGAGACGCTCGCCGAGGTGCACGCCGCCCTCCACCCGGTCCTGCGATCGGTCGCGGACAGCGGCCGGGTCGTCGTCCTGGGCGCGCCCCTCGATCCCGCCGACCACCACCAGGCGGCCGTCCAGCAGGCCCTGGAGGGCTTCACCCGCTCGCTGGGCAAGGAGATCGGGCGCGGCCGTACGGTCAATCTCGTACGGCTCGCCGACGCGCGTGCCGCCGGGTCGACCCTGCGCTTCCTCCTCTCCCCCAAGTCGGCCTACGTCAGCGGCCAGGTCGTCGAGGTCGGCCCGGCGGACGGCATGGACGGCACGGATGGCACGGATGGCGCTTTCCCCGCGGCCAACGCCACCGACCGCCCGCTGACCGGTCGCACCGCCCTGGTCACCGGCGCCGCGCGCGGCATCGGTGAGGCGGTCGCCGAGACGCTGGCCAGGGACGGCGCCCGGGTCGTCGTACTCGATGTGCCGCAGGCCGAGCAGGACGCCCGGCGGGTCGCCGACCGGCTCGGCGGCACCGCCCTCGCGCTCGACATCACCGTCCCCGACGCGGGCACGCGCATCGCAGAGGCGCTGCCGGACGGGCTGGACGTGCTGGTGCACAACGCCGGCATCACGCGTGACCGTCGGCTGGTGAACATGCCCGCCGAGCACTGGAGCTCGGTGCTCGACGTCAATCTCGCGAGCGTGCTGCGCACGACGGACGCGCTGCTGGCGAGCGGGACCCTGCGGCGGGGCGGCCGGATCGTGGCGACGGCGTCGATCGCGGGGCTGGCGGGGAACGCCGGGCAGACCAACTACGGCGCGAGCAAGGCGGGCGTCGTCGGCCTGGTCCGCTCCCTCGCGCCGCGTGCGCTTGCCGAGCACGGGGTGACGGTCAACGCGGTCGCGCCCGGCTTCATCGAGACGAAGATGACCGCCGCGATCCCGCTGTTCATCCGGGAGGCGGGGCGCCGGATGAACTCGCTCGCGCAGGGCGGACTGCCGGTCGACGTCGCCGAGACGACCGCATGGCTGGCGGACCTGGGCTCCGGGGCCGTCAACGGACAGGTCGTACGCGTATGCGGCCAGAGCCTGTTGGGGGCCTGATGGATCTCGTGCTCACCAGTACTCCTTCCCTTCCGCCGCTGCTCACCCAGGGCGCCCTGCTGTCACCCTTCAAACGACCCGGCCCCGACGCGGAGTTCCCGCGCACCCGCCTCGTGCTGCCGGGACTTCGGGTCGACCTCGCCCGGCTGGCCTCGTACGAGAGGGTGTGCGGCTTTCCCACCGGGGAGGACGCGCTGCCGGTGACCTATCCGCACGTGCTCGGCTTCCCGCTGACGATGCGGCTGATGAGCGGCCGGGACTTCCCGCTGCCGCTGCTCGGGCTCGTCCACACGTCGATCACGATCACCCAGTACCGGGCTCTCGCGGCCACCGGGGAGTACGAACTCTCCGTGCGCGTCGACGGGCTGGCGCCGCACCGGCGCGGCACGGAGGCCGCCGTGCTCACCGCGATCCGGGCGGGCGACGAGGTGGTGTGGGAGTCGCGGAGCACCTATCTGGCCCGGCATCGCACCTCGCCGCACCAGGGTCCCGAGCCGACGAGGGAGGCTACCGAGCCGGCGAAGGAGGCGCGCGAGCCGGTGCCCGCCGTCGCCGAGTGGCGCATCGCCGGTGACGTCGGCCGTCGCTACGGCGCCGCCTCGGGTGACCGCAACCCCATCCATCTGCACCCCCTCACCGCCCGCCTGTTCGGCTTCCCGCGCGCCATCGCGCACGGCATGTGGACGGTGGCCCGCTGCCTCGCCGCGCACGGGGTGCCCGAACGGGTCCGGGTGGATGCCGAGTTCCGGGCGCCGGTGCTGCTGCCGGGGACGGTGACGTACGCGGCGGAAGGCGGGCGGTTCGAACTACGGGGCGGCGGGCGCGTTCATCTGGCCGGGGAGGTCTGGCCGCTCGCCTCGTGAGCGGCGTCCGGCGCGGTCCAGGGCTTGCCGTCCATCAGGTTGCCCAGCCCGGACCAGGCGAAGTTCATCAAGGTGGCCGCCGCCTGTCGCGCCGTCACGCCCGACGCGGCGTTGGCCCAGTCCGCGAGCGACTCGGCGGCGCCCACGAGGGCCTCGGCGAGACCGGCGACCTCGCTCTCGGGGAGGTCGGGGTCGCGGTGCGCCTCCCGGGCGGCCGCGACGATCAGCTGGGTCACGAACGCCACGATCTCCGCCCGCATCGCGGCGACCTCGGAGGCGAACGGCTCGCCGTGGGTGCGGGCCTGGAGGTGCAGGACGGACCAGCCGTCCGGGTTCTGGGAGGTGTGCGCGAAGAACGCGCCGAGGCCTTCCCAGAGTTGGCGGTCGGCCGGCAGCTCGCGCCGGACTCCGGCCCGCACCGCCGCGGTGAGCGCGTCGGCCTCGCGGCGGATACAGGCGGTGAACAGATCTTCCTTCGAGTTCAGATACAGGTACACCAACGGCTTGGACACGCCCGCGAGTTCGGCGATCTCGTCCATCGACGCGGCCATGTACCCGCGCTGCCCGAACGTCCGCACGGCGGCGTCCAGCATCTGCTGCTCACGGACGGCCCGCGGCATCCGTTTGGTCTTCACGGCACCCATGCCGATTAGCGTACGGGCCGGGAGGGTCGATCCCACCCGGCCCGCTGCGAACCGCTGCCCTACTCGTCGCCGCTCATGTCGTCCACGAGCCGCGCGAGCCGCTCCGTCCGGTCACCCCACGGCTGCCCGTCCCCGGCCGGCAGGGCCGTCATCCGGGGCAGCAACTGCGCGGTGAGGAGGGTCGACAGGGCCGAGGTGTCGGCGCTCGTGCCGTCGGTGCGCACGACCACCGGCTGCGGGGCCTTCCCGGCGAGCTTCGCGCCCACCTCCAGGCGGCGCCGGGCCAGTTCGTACTGCAGGACGGCGCGGTTGTCGCGGTAGGCCTTGGCGAGGGCGCGCTGGGCGCGGGCCTCGTTCTCCGCGGCGATCAGTCCGCTGCGGCCACGCGTCTCGATCTCGAACCGCACGCGCTGGGCGTTGGTCTCCTGCTGCTCCAGGAGCTGGGCGACCTCTTCGCGGGCCCGGTTCAGCGCGGCCTTGACCTCGACGATCCGGGCGTCGCGCACCTTCTTGGCCCGCTCGATGTCCATGCCGAGCTGGTCGATCCGGCGCTTGCGGATCAGGCCCCACTCCTGATCGTAGGCGGTGCGCTCCTTGGCGACCCGCTCCCGGGTGGCCAGGTGCTGCTGGTACTGCGTCGGCAGCTGCACGTCCGGGATGTTGGAGCCGGTGATGCGCACGCCGTAGACGGAGAGCTGGCGGTTGAGCAGCTCCTGCATGTCGGCCACGTCCGAGCCGCGCAGGTCGTAGGCGCGCTCGGTGCGCATCTTGCGGGCGCGCTGACGGATCGCGTCCTGTACGGCGCTGGAGAGCACCAGGTCGAAGTTGCCCGCGCCGATGGTGCGGACGAACAGCACGGCGTCGGTGATGCGGAACTTCAGGAAGAACTCGATCGAGCGCAGCGGCACGTTCTCCTGCGTCGGGCAGGCCATCACCGGTGCCGAGTACGGGATCTCGGTGGCCGTGTCGACGACGAAGTCCACCCGGGACCACGGGTGCCACAGGTAGTGGCGGCCGGCGTCCAGGGTGCGGGTGACGGCGCCGTAGCGGGTCAGCACGCCGTTGGTGCCCTGCTCGATCTCGACGATCGAGGAGCGCCACCACCACAGCGCGCCGATCAGCAGCAGCACCACGCCGCCGGCGTAGGAGACGGTGGCCAGGGCGCCGTAGGCGAGGTCCCCGGCGGTCGAGTCGGACTCCGCCTCGCCCACGGACAGCATCACGCCCATGAGCAGGGCGTAGACGCCGAGCCACAGCGGCAGCATCCACCACAGGCGGCGCCGGTGGCGCGGGATGATGACCGGGATCAGGGTGTCGGCCTCGCCGCCGCGCAGCAGGCGCGCGATGTCGCTCCAGGGGGCGACGGCCTCGGAGATGACCGACCTGCGGTTGGTACGGGCGCTGCTCACTGGGCGGCCTCCTCGGATGTGTCGGAGCTGTCGGCCGATACGGCCGGGTCGGG
It encodes:
- a CDS encoding MaoC/PaaZ C-terminal domain-containing protein — its product is MDLVLTSTPSLPPLLTQGALLSPFKRPGPDAEFPRTRLVLPGLRVDLARLASYERVCGFPTGEDALPVTYPHVLGFPLTMRLMSGRDFPLPLLGLVHTSITITQYRALAATGEYELSVRVDGLAPHRRGTEAAVLTAIRAGDEVVWESRSTYLARHRTSPHQGPEPTREATEPAKEAREPVPAVAEWRIAGDVGRRYGAASGDRNPIHLHPLTARLFGFPRAIAHGMWTVARCLAAHGVPERVRVDAEFRAPVLLPGTVTYAAEGGRFELRGGGRVHLAGEVWPLAS
- a CDS encoding TetR/AcrR family transcriptional regulator, with the translated sequence MGAVKTKRMPRAVREQQMLDAAVRTFGQRGYMAASMDEIAELAGVSKPLVYLYLNSKEDLFTACIRREADALTAAVRAGVRRELPADRQLWEGLGAFFAHTSQNPDGWSVLHLQARTHGEPFASEVAAMRAEIVAFVTQLIVAAAREAHRDPDLPESEVAGLAEALVGAAESLADWANAASGVTARQAAATLMNFAWSGLGNLMDGKPWTAPDAAHEASGQTSPAR
- a CDS encoding SPFH domain-containing protein, giving the protein MSSARTNRRSVISEAVAPWSDIARLLRGGEADTLIPVIIPRHRRRLWWMLPLWLGVYALLMGVMLSVGEAESDSTAGDLAYGALATVSYAGGVVLLLIGALWWWRSSIVEIEQGTNGVLTRYGAVTRTLDAGRHYLWHPWSRVDFVVDTATEIPYSAPVMACPTQENVPLRSIEFFLKFRITDAVLFVRTIGAGNFDLVLSSAVQDAIRQRARKMRTERAYDLRGSDVADMQELLNRQLSVYGVRITGSNIPDVQLPTQYQQHLATRERVAKERTAYDQEWGLIRKRRIDQLGMDIERAKKVRDARIVEVKAALNRAREEVAQLLEQQETNAQRVRFEIETRGRSGLIAAENEARAQRALAKAYRDNRAVLQYELARRRLEVGAKLAGKAPQPVVVRTDGTSADTSALSTLLTAQLLPRMTALPAGDGQPWGDRTERLARLVDDMSGDE